A single Triticum dicoccoides isolate Atlit2015 ecotype Zavitan chromosome 2A, WEW_v2.0, whole genome shotgun sequence DNA region contains:
- the LOC119357313 gene encoding 30S ribosomal protein S17, chloroplastic-like yields MLLGSSFASPFTQLHLSPSPNAGAGARPAAGLALRIEAAKQLTGRVVTTKANKTVGVEVARLKQHPKYHRREKIKKKYQAHDPDNQFKVGDFVELVRSRPISKTKHFLAVPVPPRDTRRKAQLLPPLESQSADDSAAAAAEETAA; encoded by the coding sequence ATGCTGCTGGGCTCCTCCTTCGCGTCGCCGTTCACCCAGCTCCACCTCTCGCCGAGCCCCAATGCGGGGGCGGGGGCgcggccggcggcggggctggcgctGAGGATCGAGGCGGCGAAGCAGCTGACGGGGCGGGTGGTGACGACCAAGGCGAACAAGACGGTGGGGGTGGAGGTGGCGCGGCTGAAGCAGCACCCCAAGTACCACCGCCgggagaagatcaagaagaagtacCAGGCGCACGACCCCGACAACCAGTTCAAGGTCGGCGACTTCGTGGAGCTCGTCCGCTCCCGCCCCATCTCCAAGACCAAGCACTTCCTCGCCGTCCCCGTCCCGCCCCGCGACACCCGCCGCAAGGCCCAGCTGCTGCCCCCGCTCGAGTCCCAGTCCGCCGacgactccgccgccgccgccgccgaggagaCCGCCGCCTAG
- the LOC119357314 gene encoding uncharacterized protein LOC119357314, which yields MPRQRLRLRRLPGPGPEVWIGPDTVEQAVRLIIPYLEDTSNTAHKAIYFDGWQGLAASAVLRAIAEHHPPSLVEKFDKIIHVDCSKWKSRRALQRLIAEELKLPQRVMDIFDKQDQEDDFRGVDESSRAEIQDAGAEINRALREHICLVFFHNGSGNTIDLNDFGIPQPLMDQWFAFGSKVLWTFRGRLRLNPGISEKVDNSHLFLYEDSLIKPWNYLLQNEAREISGYMDKLGEAVEECCLYLLSLNSQGGNIMDYDWAPHASNYWVCDGIIQGGQGDEAWEVAATLHQHLNIDDYSSNALPYFGAQLKTPPKRWIFVKDRSVVHPESTSFFLGAAASGSDPPLLPNGMFHQSDKLRVLKLCHCSFSFSSPPFHSCLNLRFLGLDSCKDQQAEEPKKQDMTTMDFFKSLWVIDICNTDWDLPSSPERIEQMSANIREVHIKNGRFWYIIFALGQLQNLRKLRVIDPTCSCETGGKDEFTVLPSLSRSTSLKTLVLDGCVGLEHVEGLPPSLESFSLHARPRKDNYKEAKISRISMAGCARLSDFTLRGSLPNLEELDLSSTRVKTLDLTTQVVQAPNLQQIILLECLQLRAIIWPEEGLPTLTVLHIDSSASPAQTKPPEVYVTIMDIGFFQSLVLQSNVRFCWKSNRYHLNLCVPCTVNVKGQSYMKDKMGPCNSGKIMGPPQPKSLTPNTYNTYIDVSIDNIIIDHDYNNGMQFQPLGSHVEIGDGISFIRTDNKRGVKAIIFVMNKAESLHAHDNSCITTTIPEHMMSIGNEKLTWRHLKSCHMVRCPKMHTAFSIINDYCNFEELVNFWAADLPMTHCIWSKERTWYLRDHISFAKLQSIHLFSCPRLTFVLPFSMLYTLGSLETLHIVFCGDLRQVFPVAPEVLTRIANYHKGVLEFPNLKHIYLHQLFKLQHICKAKMFAPKLETIRVRGCWGLKRLPAVDRDSRPIVDCEKDWWDKLEWDGPEAGHDPSLFQPRHSAYYKKPLPRVSVLR from the exons ATGCCGCGACAGCGACTGCGACTGCGACGGCTACCTGGACCGGGACCGGAAGTG TGGATTGGTCCAGACACCGTCGAACAAGCGGTGCGACTGATAATCCCTTATCTGGAGGATACGAGCAATACTGCACACAAGGCCATATATTTTGATGGATGGCAAGGGCTGGCTGCTTCGGCGGTGCTTAGAGCCATAGCTGAACACCATCCACCATCTCTGGTGGAGAAATTCGACAAGATCATACACGTCGATTGCTCGAAGTGGAAAAGCCGAAGAGCACTCCAGAGATTGATCGCAGAAGAACTCAAGCTTCCTCAGCGGGTAATGGATATTTTTGACAAGCAAGATCAAGAAGATGATTTCAGAGGGGTAGACGAAAGCTCTAGAGCTGAGATACAAGACGCTGGGGCAGAGATCAATCGAGCCTTACGAGAACACATATGTttagtgttcttccacaatggaagcggcAACACAATTGACTTGAATGATTTTGGTATTCCCCAACCTCTAATGGATCAGTGGTTTGCATTTGGCAGTAAAGTATTGTGGACATTTCGAGGAAGGCTTCGGCTCAACCCAGGAATTAGTGAGAAGGTGGATAATTCACATCTTTTTCTTTATGAGGACTCGTTGATTAAACCTTGGAATTATTTGCTACAAAATGAGGCTAGAGAAATTTCCGGGTACATGGATAAGCTTGGAGAAGCAGTTGAAGAGTGTTGCTTGTATCTGCTATCATTAAATTCTCAAGGAGGCAACATCATGGACTATGACTGGGCCCCCCATGCTTCTAACTATTGGGTCTGCGATGGGATCATACAAGGAGGTCAGGGTGACGAAGCATGGGAGGTTGCAGCTACTCTGCATCAACACCTAAATATAGATGATTATTCATCTAATGCACTGCCCTATTTTGGTGCACAATTGAAGACGCCTCCAAAACGATGGATATTTGTCAAGGACAGGTCTGTTGTGCATCCAGAGTCAACATCATTTTTTCTCGGAGCAGCCGCAAGTGGATCTGATCCTCCATTATTACCCAATGGCATGTTTCATCAGTCGGACAAACTTCGTGTGCTCAAGTTATGCCACTGCAGCTTCAGTTTTTCTTCACCTCCTTTCCATTCTTGCCTCAACTTAAGATTCCTCGGATTAGATAGTTGCAAAGATCAACAAGCGGAAGAACCCAAGAAGCAAGATATGACAACAATGGATTTTTTTAAGAGCCTATGGGTGATAGACATATGCAATACAGATTGGGATCTGCCTTCATCACCAGAGAGAATAGAGCAGATGTCTGCAAACATCAGGGAAGTTCATATAAAGAACGGAAGGTTTTGGTACATCATTTTTGCATTGGGGCAACTGCAGAACCTTCGCAAGCTTCGAGTAATTGACCCTACTTGCTCTTGTGAGACGGGCGGAAAGGATGAATTCACAGTTTTGCCCAGCTTGTCAAGATCAACTAGCCTCAAGACTCTAGTTCTAGATGGTTGTGTTGGTTTGGAGCACGTTGAAGGACTCCCTCCATCACTTGAATCATTCAGCTTACATGCAAGACCAAGAAAGGATAATTACAAGGAAGCCAAAATAAGCCGCATCTCCATGGCTGGTTGTGCAAGATTGTCTGACTTCACACTGCGTGGATCACTTCCAAACCTTGAGGAGTTGGACCTCTCAAGCACAAGAGTCAAGACACTTGACCTCACAACTCAGGTGGTACAAGCCCCAAATCTCCAGCAAATAATTCTATTGGAATGTTTGCAACTCCGTGCAATTATATGGCCAGAAGAGGGTCTGCCAACACTGACAGTGCTGCACATTGATTCCTCGGCCAGTCCTGCTCAAACAAAACCACCTGAAGTTTATGTTACTATAATGGACATAGGGTTTTTCCAGTCCTTGGTATTACAAAGCAATGTTCGATTTTGTTGGAAGAGCAATAGGTACCATCTAAATCTCTGTGTCCCTTGTACCGTCAATGTTAAGGGACAAAGCTATATGAAGGACAAGATGGGCCCTTGTAATAGTGGGAAAATAATGGGTCCTCCTCAACCAAAATCATTAACCCCCAACACTTACAACACCTACATTGATGTCTCTATTGACAACATAATTATTGATCACGACTACAACAATGGAATGCAGTTTCAGCCGTTGGGATCCCATGTTGAGATTGGTGATGGAATTAGTTTCATCAGAACGGACAACAAAAGAGGAGTGAAGGCTATCATCTTTGTGATGAACAAGGCTGAGTCATTGCATGCACACGACAATTCCTGCATCACCACTACAATACCTGAACATATGATGTCCATAGGAAATGAGAAACTTACATGGCGACATCTGAAATCTTGTCATATGGTGAGATGCCCCAAGATGCATACAGCCTTTAGTATTATCAATGATTACTGCAACTTTGAAGAACTAGTGAACTTTTGGGCAGCTGATCTCCCGATGACCCATTGCATTTGGAGCAAAGAAAGGACGTGGTATCTTAGAGACCATATTTCCTTTGCAAAACTGCAGAGCATACACCTGTTCTCATGTCCGAGGCTCACATTTGTTCTCCCATTCTCCATGTTATACACCTTGGGAAGCTTGGAGACCCTCCACATCGTCTTCTGTGGTGATCTAAGGCAGGTGTTCCCTGTGGCGCCAGAGGTTCTGACAAGAATAGCTAACTACCATAAAGGTGTACTAGAATTCCCAAACCTGAAGCATATCTACTTGCATCAGCTCTTCAAGCTGCAACACATATGCAAAGCCAAGATGTTTGCTCCCAAGCTTGAGACCATCAGGGTCAGGGGATGCTGGGGTCTCAAGCGCCTCCCAGCCGTTGACCGAGACAGTCGTCCGATTGTGGACTGCGAGAAGGACTGGTGGGATAAGCTGGAGTGGGATGGGCCAGAGGCCGGCCACGACCCTTCCCTCTTCCAGCCGCGCCACTCGGCGTACTACAAGAAGCCCCTGCCTAGAGTCTCAGTTCTCCGGTGA